A window of Dickeya zeae NCPPB 2538 contains these coding sequences:
- the trmN gene encoding tRNA(1)(Val) (adenine(37)-N(6))-methyltransferase TrmN has product MTFQQHTPAPRAGGFTFKQFFVAHDRCAMKVGTDGVLLGAWTPLHQETRILDIGCGSGLLALMLAQRSGGQVPVDGVELDAAASTQAVDNVALSPWADAIRIYQADILAYARDTASRYSLIVSNPPYFSPGVDCASTQRAQARYTTTLTHDALLDCASRLLTPEGRLCVVLPVSGAEDFLTLAQQLAWCADIRVDVADSASRPVNRVLLSLRRAGESEISTIAVNRTSLIIRDDNRQYSPSFQALTRDFYLSM; this is encoded by the coding sequence ACCGCTGTGCGATGAAAGTGGGAACCGATGGCGTGTTGCTGGGCGCATGGACACCACTGCATCAGGAAACGCGGATACTCGATATCGGCTGTGGTTCCGGCCTGTTGGCCTTGATGCTGGCGCAACGCAGCGGTGGGCAGGTGCCTGTCGACGGTGTAGAACTGGATGCTGCCGCCAGTACGCAGGCGGTAGACAATGTGGCATTGTCACCCTGGGCTGACGCTATACGAATTTATCAGGCCGATATTCTGGCCTACGCTCGGGATACGGCTTCGCGTTACTCGTTGATTGTGAGTAATCCGCCCTATTTTTCCCCCGGAGTGGATTGCGCATCGACCCAGCGTGCACAGGCGCGTTATACCACCACGTTGACGCACGACGCTTTATTGGATTGCGCCAGTCGGCTACTGACGCCTGAGGGACGACTTTGTGTCGTCTTGCCGGTAAGCGGGGCGGAAGATTTCTTAACGCTGGCACAGCAGTTGGCATGGTGTGCTGATATCCGAGTCGATGTGGCGGACAGTGCGAGTCGGCCGGTCAATCGGGTGCTGCTGTCACTGCGGCGTGCAGGCGAGTCGGAGATAAGCACGATAGCGGTGAATCGAACGTCGTTAATCATTCGTGATGACAACCGCCAATATTCGCCATCTTTTCAGGCCTTGACGCGGGATTTTTATTTGTCGATGTGA
- the nadB gene encoding L-aspartate oxidase has product MMSSVTDYHCDVLIIGSGAAGLSLALRLAPHARVMVLSKGPLSESATFYAQGGIAAVFDETDSIDAHINDTLIAGDGLCDRESVSFIARNARHCVQWLIDQGVLFDTETAPHGEARYHLTREGGHSHRRILHAADATGKAVETTLVSQAKQHPNIVLLERCNAVDLITSSKLGLPGHKRVVGAYLWNREKEHVESCRAKAVVLATGGAAKVYQYTTNPDISSGDGIAMAWRAGCRVANMEFNQFHPTCLYHPQARNFLLTEALRGEGAWLIRPDGSRFMPDFDKRAELAPRDIVARAIDHEMKRLGVDCMYLDISHKPADFITQHFPTIYEKLLSLGIDLTREPIPIVPAAHYTCGGVVVDQQGRTDLDGLYAIGEVSYTGLHGANRMASNSLLECLVYGWSAAEDILQHLPEKTLVESLPRWDESQVENSDERVVIQHNWHELRLFMWDYVGIVRTTKRLERALRRITLLQQEISEYYAHFRLSNNLLELRNLVQVAELIVRCALERKESRGLHYTLDYPERSPNAHPTILHP; this is encoded by the coding sequence ATGATGTCTTCAGTTACAGACTACCACTGTGATGTGCTGATTATCGGCAGCGGAGCCGCTGGATTATCACTGGCGCTACGTCTGGCGCCCCATGCTCGCGTCATGGTGCTGAGTAAAGGCCCACTTAGCGAAAGCGCTACTTTCTACGCACAAGGCGGAATCGCCGCCGTTTTTGATGAAACCGACAGCATTGACGCCCATATCAACGATACCCTGATTGCTGGCGACGGTTTATGCGACAGGGAATCGGTCTCGTTTATTGCGCGTAACGCACGTCATTGCGTGCAGTGGCTTATCGATCAAGGCGTGTTATTCGACACCGAAACCGCACCGCATGGTGAAGCACGCTACCACCTGACACGTGAGGGCGGCCATAGCCATCGCCGTATCCTGCATGCGGCAGACGCCACGGGTAAAGCGGTAGAAACCACGCTGGTGAGCCAGGCGAAACAACACCCCAATATTGTCTTGCTGGAACGTTGCAATGCGGTGGATTTGATTACCTCCAGCAAACTCGGCTTGCCGGGCCACAAACGGGTGGTCGGCGCTTATTTGTGGAACCGCGAAAAAGAGCACGTTGAATCCTGCCGCGCCAAAGCCGTGGTACTCGCCACCGGCGGTGCTGCCAAAGTTTACCAGTACACCACCAACCCCGATATTTCCTCCGGAGACGGTATCGCCATGGCCTGGCGAGCAGGCTGTCGGGTAGCCAATATGGAGTTTAACCAGTTCCACCCGACGTGTTTGTATCACCCACAGGCTCGCAATTTTTTGTTGACCGAAGCGCTGCGTGGTGAAGGTGCCTGGTTAATCCGGCCAGATGGTAGCCGTTTCATGCCCGATTTTGACAAGCGGGCAGAACTGGCACCGCGAGATATTGTCGCCCGGGCTATCGATCATGAAATGAAACGTCTGGGCGTAGACTGTATGTATCTGGATATCAGTCATAAACCCGCAGATTTTATCACCCAGCACTTCCCGACTATCTACGAAAAGTTACTGTCACTGGGCATTGATCTGACCCGGGAACCCATCCCCATTGTTCCCGCCGCCCATTATACCTGTGGCGGTGTCGTGGTTGACCAGCAGGGGCGTACCGATCTGGACGGCCTGTATGCCATTGGTGAAGTCAGCTACACCGGGTTGCATGGTGCCAACCGTATGGCGTCGAACTCGCTGCTGGAATGTCTGGTATATGGCTGGTCTGCCGCCGAAGACATTTTGCAGCACTTACCCGAAAAAACACTGGTGGAATCGCTGCCTCGCTGGGATGAAAGCCAGGTAGAAAACTCGGATGAAAGGGTCGTGATTCAACATAACTGGCACGAACTGCGGCTATTCATGTGGGATTACGTCGGCATTGTGCGCACCACCAAAAGACTGGAGCGCGCACTGCGGCGCATCACGCTGCTACAGCAGGAAATCAGTGAGTATTACGCCCACTTCCGTCTCTCTAACAATCTGCTGGAGCTACGTAATCTGGTTCAGGTCGCAGAATTGATTGTGCGCTGTGCACTGGAGCGTAAAGAGAGCCGGGGGTTGCACTACACGCTCGATTACCCAGAACGTTCGCCAAACGCGCATCCCACGATACTTCATCCTTAA